The region GGTGGCCAGCAGCAAGCCGAGCATCAGCACCGGCTTACGGCCGACCTTGTCCGACAGCCAGCCAAACAGGATAAAGAACGGCGCGCCGATCACCACACTGATGATCAACAGCATGTTGGCCAGCGCCGGGTCCATCTTCAAAAACTGCGTGAGGAAGAACAGCACGTAGAACTGCGCCGCGTAGAAGGTCACCGCTTGCCCGCCGTTGATGCTGAACAGCGCGATCAGCACCACCTTGAGGTTTTCCCACTTGCCGAAGGACTCGCGGATCGGCGACTTGCTGGCCTTGCCTTCCTCCTTCATTTTCAGGAACGCGGGTGACTCATGCAGGCTCATGCGAATCCAGGTGGAAATGCCCAGCAGCACGATGGAAAACAGGAACGGAATACGCCAGCCCCACACTTCGAACTGGTCGCCGGTGAAGTAACGGCAGGCCAGCACTACCAGCAGCGACAGCAGCAGACCGAGGGTGGCGGTGGATTGAATCCAGCTGGTGTGCAAGCCGCGTTTACCGGCGGGCGCATGTTCGGCCACATAGGTGGCTGCGCCGCCGTACTCACCGCCCAACGCCAGGCCTTGCAACATGCGCAGCGCGATCAGGATGACCGGCGCCGCAATACCGATGCTGGCGTAGGTGGGCAACAGTCCGACACAGAATGTCGCCACGCCCATCAAAATAATGGTGACGAGGAAGGTGTACTTGCGCCCGATCATGTCGCCCAGGCGGCCGAACACCAGCGCGCCAAACGGCCGCACGACAAAACCGGCGGCAAAGGCCATCAGGGCAAAGATAAACGCCGTGGTGTCGTTGACCCCGGCAAAGAACTGCTTGCTGATCACCGCCGCCAGGGCGCCGTACAGGAAAAAGTCATACCACTCGAACACCGTCCCCAGGGACGAGGCGAAAATGACTTTCCTTGATTCGCTGCCGGTGCTCGCGCGGACCGCGGAGCCCAGGGGTTGAGCGTGTTCTGACATCGGGTATCCCTCACAGTGATTATTTATTGTTGTTCCACTGTCGGCGCCGGGTGTGGCGCCGCTATTCAGATTGCATGAACCGTTTCTTTCTGCGGGGCGAGGCTCCTTGTGTTCGGCGAAAGGATCAACTGCGCGGCTTTCTCCGCAATCATCAGTGTAGGTGAGCAGGTGTTGCCGGATGTGATGCGGGGCATGACCGAGGCATCGGCAATGCGCAGGCCGGGCACCCCATGCACGCGCAGTTGGGC is a window of Pseudomonas antarctica DNA encoding:
- a CDS encoding MFS transporter → MSEHAQPLGSAVRASTGSESRKVIFASSLGTVFEWYDFFLYGALAAVISKQFFAGVNDTTAFIFALMAFAAGFVVRPFGALVFGRLGDMIGRKYTFLVTIILMGVATFCVGLLPTYASIGIAAPVILIALRMLQGLALGGEYGGAATYVAEHAPAGKRGLHTSWIQSTATLGLLLSLLVVLACRYFTGDQFEVWGWRIPFLFSIVLLGISTWIRMSLHESPAFLKMKEEGKASKSPIRESFGKWENLKVVLIALFSINGGQAVTFYAAQFYVLFFLTQFLKMDPALANMLLIISVVIGAPFFILFGWLSDKVGRKPVLMLGLLLATVLYFPIFKGLAHYTNPAMDQASHQAPITVLADPATCTFQFDPVGKARFDSPCDKVKTFLVKQGLPYSSAVAPAGSPVQVSVGDVRIDGFDEAALRGAVTLAGYPTSADMAQVNKVMVVVLIVALILIAAMCYGPLAALMVELFPTRIRYTSMSLPYHIGNGWFGGFLPTVSFALVVYTGDIFYGLWYPVVVTGVSLIVGLFCLKETRNVDIDNN